In one Saccharibacillus brassicae genomic region, the following are encoded:
- the ytxJ gene encoding bacillithiol system redox-active protein YtxJ, which produces MKPNYVEIDLSEQWESLLAQSGEQAVLLLKHSTACPISGAAFKEFKVYTRKLKRPIVCALVKVIECRAVSNDIEEALGIKHESPQALLIHGGKVLWHASHWDITYERIEQQVNAQIAKG; this is translated from the coding sequence ATGAAACCGAATTACGTGGAGATCGATCTGTCCGAACAATGGGAATCGCTGCTGGCGCAGTCCGGCGAACAGGCCGTTCTGCTGCTCAAGCACAGCACCGCCTGCCCGATCAGCGGGGCGGCTTTCAAAGAATTCAAAGTCTACACCCGCAAACTGAAACGTCCGATCGTCTGCGCGCTGGTCAAAGTGATCGAATGTCGCGCCGTCTCCAACGATATCGAAGAAGCGCTCGGCATCAAACACGAATCGCCGCAGGCGCTGTTGATCCACGGTGGCAAAGTGCTGTGGCATGCCTCCCACTGGGATATCACCTACGAGCGGATCGAACAGCAGGTAAACGCGCAGATTGCCAAAGGGTGA
- the iolA gene encoding methylmalonate-semialdehyde dehydrogenase, with product MSTTPTAPRKLKNYIGGQWIESRTTQYEDVYNPATKEVICRVPLSTKEDTDHAAEVAQAAFEKWKKVPVPRRARILFNYQQLLSTHKDELARLITLENGKSLSEASGEVQRGIENVEFAAGTPSLMMGDSLATIATDVEAANYRYPLGVVGGIAPFNFPMMVPCWMFPMAISLGNAFILKPSERTPLLTERLAELFTEAGLPDGVFNIVYGAHDVVNGILEHPEIKAISFVGSKPVGEYVFKKGSENLKRVQALTGAKNHTIVLNDAHIEDTITNVVSAAFGSAGERCMACAVLTVEEGIADEFIARLKEKTLGVTMGNGLDDGVFLGPVIREENKTRTLSYIDKGLEEGATLLTDGRERMSDDGYFIGPTIFEGVTPDMTIWKDEIFAPVLSVIRVKNLKEAVQIANKSEFANGACLFTGNAHAIRYFRENIDAGMLGINLGVPAPMAFFPFSGWKSSFYGTLHANGKDSVDFYTRKKVVTARYTEPTFD from the coding sequence ATGTCCACCACCCCGACTGCCCCGAGAAAGCTCAAGAACTATATTGGCGGCCAATGGATCGAGAGCCGGACGACCCAATATGAAGACGTTTACAATCCGGCTACCAAAGAAGTGATCTGCCGGGTTCCCCTGTCCACCAAAGAGGATACGGATCATGCGGCGGAAGTCGCGCAGGCGGCTTTTGAGAAATGGAAAAAAGTTCCGGTGCCCCGGCGCGCCCGCATCCTGTTCAATTACCAGCAGCTCCTCAGCACGCACAAAGACGAACTGGCCCGGCTGATCACGCTCGAGAACGGCAAAAGCCTGAGCGAAGCGAGCGGCGAAGTGCAGCGCGGCATCGAGAACGTCGAATTCGCGGCCGGCACGCCTTCGCTCATGATGGGCGATTCGCTCGCGACGATCGCGACGGACGTCGAAGCGGCGAACTACCGCTATCCGCTCGGCGTGGTCGGCGGGATCGCCCCGTTCAACTTCCCGATGATGGTGCCGTGCTGGATGTTCCCGATGGCGATCTCGCTCGGCAACGCTTTTATCCTCAAGCCGTCCGAGCGCACGCCGCTGCTGACGGAGAGACTGGCCGAGCTGTTTACCGAAGCGGGCCTGCCGGACGGCGTGTTCAATATCGTCTACGGCGCGCATGACGTAGTCAACGGCATTCTGGAGCATCCGGAGATCAAGGCGATCTCGTTCGTCGGGTCCAAGCCGGTCGGCGAATACGTGTTCAAAAAAGGCAGCGAGAACCTCAAGCGCGTCCAGGCGCTCACCGGAGCGAAGAACCACACGATCGTGCTGAACGATGCCCATATCGAAGACACGATCACGAACGTCGTCTCCGCGGCGTTCGGCTCGGCGGGCGAACGCTGCATGGCGTGCGCGGTACTGACCGTCGAAGAAGGCATCGCGGACGAGTTCATCGCCCGGCTCAAAGAGAAGACGCTCGGCGTCACGATGGGCAACGGACTGGACGACGGCGTGTTTCTCGGCCCGGTCATCCGCGAAGAGAACAAGACGCGCACCCTGTCCTATATCGACAAAGGACTCGAAGAAGGCGCGACGCTGCTGACCGACGGACGGGAGCGGATGTCGGACGACGGCTACTTTATCGGACCGACGATCTTCGAAGGCGTAACGCCGGACATGACGATCTGGAAAGACGAGATTTTCGCGCCGGTCCTGTCCGTCATCCGCGTCAAAAATCTCAAGGAAGCCGTACAGATCGCCAATAAATCGGAATTCGCCAACGGCGCCTGCCTGTTCACCGGCAACGCGCACGCGATCCGCTACTTCCGCGAAAATATCGACGCCGGCATGCTCGGGATCAATCTCGGCGTCCCCGCCCCGATGGCGTTCTTCCCGTTCTCGGGCTGGAAATCGTCGTTCTACGGAACGCTGCACGCCAACGGAAAAGACAGCGTCGACTTCTATACCCGCAAAAAAGTCGTAACGGCGCGTTACACGGAACCGACTTTCGATTAA
- the iolC gene encoding 5-dehydro-2-deoxygluconokinase, translated as MTSEASGGKFDLIAIGRACIDLNATEYNRPMEETMTFTKYVGGSPANIAIGSAKLGLRAGFVGKIADDQHGRFIRGYMERAGIDVSGLTVDTEGHKTGLAFTEIKSPDECSILMYRDDVADLYLRPDEVDEDYIRRAGMLVVSGTALAQSPSREAVLAAVQAAKKHGVKIVFELDYRPYTWKTPEETAVYYSLVAEQAHIVIGTRDEYDIMENAVGGANEVTTANLFKHAPEIVVIKHGVEGSYAYTREGGTFRAHAYRTQVLKTFGAGDSYASAFLYALIRGKDLETALRYGSASASIVVSRHSSSDAMPAVEEIEALIAGQPVPHA; from the coding sequence ATGACCAGTGAAGCAAGCGGCGGCAAGTTCGACCTGATCGCGATCGGGCGGGCGTGCATCGACCTGAACGCGACCGAATACAACCGCCCGATGGAAGAGACGATGACGTTTACGAAATACGTCGGCGGCTCGCCCGCGAATATCGCGATCGGCTCGGCCAAGCTCGGACTCCGGGCCGGCTTCGTCGGCAAGATTGCGGACGACCAGCACGGACGCTTTATCCGCGGCTACATGGAGCGGGCGGGCATCGACGTGTCGGGCCTGACCGTCGATACCGAAGGACACAAGACGGGGCTCGCTTTTACCGAAATCAAAAGTCCCGACGAATGCAGCATTCTCATGTACCGCGACGACGTGGCAGATCTGTACCTGAGACCGGACGAAGTGGACGAAGACTATATCCGGCGCGCCGGCATGCTGGTCGTGTCCGGCACGGCGCTGGCGCAGAGTCCGTCGCGCGAAGCGGTGCTCGCCGCGGTGCAGGCAGCCAAAAAGCACGGCGTGAAGATCGTGTTCGAGCTGGATTACCGGCCGTACACGTGGAAGACGCCGGAAGAGACGGCCGTCTATTATTCGCTCGTCGCCGAGCAGGCCCACATCGTCATCGGCACGCGCGACGAATACGACATTATGGAGAACGCCGTCGGCGGCGCCAACGAAGTCACGACGGCGAATCTGTTCAAGCACGCGCCAGAGATCGTCGTGATCAAGCACGGCGTCGAAGGTTCGTACGCGTATACGCGCGAAGGCGGCACGTTCCGGGCGCATGCCTACCGGACGCAGGTGCTCAAGACGTTCGGCGCGGGCGATTCGTACGCTTCGGCATTTCTCTACGCGCTGATCCGCGGCAAAGACCTGGAGACGGCGCTCCGCTACGGCAGCGCTTCGGCTTCGATCGTCGTCAGCCGGCACAGCTCGTCGGACGCGATGCCTGCCGTCGAAGAGATCGAAGCGCTGATCGCGGGGCAGCCCGTGCCGCACGCCTGA
- the iolD gene encoding 3D-(3,5/4)-trihydroxycyclohexane-1,2-dione acylhydrolase (decyclizing) → MGQTVRLTTAQALIKFLNQQYISFDGEETPFVEGVFTVFGHGNVLGIGQALEQDPGHLKVFQGKNEQGMAHSAIAYAKEKLRRSIYAVTASSGPGSANLVTAAATALANNLPVLLLPADTFASRQPDPVLQQFEQEYSFAVTTNDALKPVSRYWDRITRPEQLMSSLLRAFEVLTDPARSGPATICICQDTEGEAFDYDEGFFRKRVHYMDRLQPSERELDAAAQLIRASRKPLLLVGGGAKYSGAREELIAFSQAYNIPLVETHAGKSTVEYTFANHLGGTGVLGTSAANAAAREADLVIGIGTRYTDFTTSSKTAFDFDKTSFLNINVSRMQTYKLEGLSVVADAKASIAALHERLGGYESEFGARIAELKSAWDAERNRLGGISFEREGFDPEIKGHFAQETLNEYADALGTELAQTTALIAINEAVSPDSIVISSAGSLPGDLQRLWNVKVPNTYHLEYGYSCMGYEVAGALGARLAKPDREVYAIVGDGSFLMLHSELVTALQTGNKINIMLFDNSGFGCINNLQMGNGGGSFQCEFRDHRGAIMNIDYAKIAEGYGAKVYRANTAEEVQAAIEDAKRQDVSTLIEMKVLPKTMSEGYDNWWNVGVAEVSGSEAVQAAYARRAEMLKTAKQY, encoded by the coding sequence ATGGGCCAGACCGTACGATTGACGACAGCGCAGGCGCTGATCAAATTTCTGAACCAGCAGTACATTTCCTTCGACGGGGAAGAGACGCCGTTCGTCGAAGGCGTGTTTACCGTGTTCGGGCACGGCAACGTGCTCGGGATCGGCCAGGCGCTGGAGCAGGACCCCGGCCATCTGAAAGTGTTTCAGGGCAAAAACGAGCAGGGCATGGCGCATTCCGCGATCGCCTATGCCAAAGAAAAGCTGCGCCGCAGCATCTACGCCGTGACCGCGTCTTCCGGCCCCGGTTCGGCCAATCTGGTCACGGCGGCCGCGACGGCGCTTGCCAACAATCTGCCCGTGCTGCTGCTGCCGGCAGACACGTTCGCTTCGCGCCAGCCCGATCCGGTGCTGCAGCAGTTCGAGCAGGAATACAGCTTCGCCGTCACGACCAACGACGCGCTGAAGCCGGTATCCCGCTACTGGGACCGGATCACGCGCCCCGAGCAGCTGATGAGCAGCCTGCTGCGGGCGTTCGAAGTGCTGACCGATCCGGCCCGCAGCGGTCCGGCGACGATCTGCATCTGCCAGGACACCGAAGGGGAAGCGTTCGATTACGACGAAGGCTTTTTCCGCAAAAGAGTGCATTACATGGACCGCCTCCAGCCGAGCGAACGCGAACTGGATGCGGCGGCGCAGTTGATCCGGGCCAGCCGCAAACCGCTGCTGCTCGTCGGCGGCGGCGCGAAATATTCCGGCGCCCGCGAAGAGCTGATCGCGTTCTCGCAGGCGTACAACATTCCGCTCGTCGAGACGCATGCCGGCAAATCGACGGTCGAGTACACGTTCGCCAACCATCTCGGCGGCACGGGCGTGCTCGGGACGTCGGCCGCAAACGCCGCGGCGCGCGAAGCGGATCTCGTGATTGGCATCGGCACCCGGTACACCGACTTTACGACTTCGTCCAAAACGGCGTTCGACTTCGACAAGACGTCGTTCCTGAACATCAACGTCAGCCGGATGCAGACGTACAAGCTGGAAGGGCTGTCCGTCGTCGCGGACGCCAAAGCATCGATCGCGGCGCTGCACGAACGGCTCGGCGGCTACGAGAGCGAGTTCGGCGCGCGCATCGCGGAACTGAAATCGGCGTGGGACGCCGAACGGAATCGCCTGGGCGGCATCTCGTTCGAGCGCGAAGGCTTCGATCCGGAGATCAAAGGCCATTTCGCCCAGGAGACGCTGAACGAATACGCCGACGCGCTCGGCACGGAACTTGCGCAGACGACCGCGCTGATCGCGATCAACGAAGCGGTGAGTCCGGACAGCATCGTCATCTCGTCGGCCGGCTCTCTGCCCGGCGACCTGCAGCGGCTGTGGAATGTGAAGGTGCCGAATACGTACCATCTGGAATACGGGTATTCGTGCATGGGCTACGAAGTGGCCGGCGCGCTCGGCGCGCGTCTGGCCAAGCCGGACCGCGAAGTGTACGCGATCGTCGGCGACGGCAGCTTCCTGATGCTGCATTCCGAGCTGGTGACGGCGCTTCAGACCGGCAATAAGATCAACATTATGCTGTTCGACAACTCCGGCTTCGGCTGCATTAACAACTTGCAGATGGGCAACGGCGGCGGCAGCTTCCAGTGCGAGTTCCGCGACCACCGGGGCGCGATCATGAATATCGATTATGCCAAAATCGCCGAAGGTTACGGAGCCAAAGTCTACCGCGCGAACACGGCCGAAGAAGTGCAAGCCGCGATCGAAGACGCCAAACGTCAGGACGTCTCGACGCTGATCGAGATGAAAGTGCTGCCCAAGACGATGAGCGAAGGCTACGACAACTGGTGGAACGTCGGCGTCGCCGAAGTATCGGGCAGCGAAGCCGTCCAGGCCGCATACGCGCGCCGGGCGGAGATGCTCAAGACGGCGAAGCAGTATTGA
- a CDS encoding arsenic resistance protein — MVKREALERHQIAVYLVAIVLGIAAGLLGEPLGRGMQPLISPLLAVLLYGMFTLIPFLKLREALANGRFMGALLLTNFVVVPLIVWGLLTLFPQTEAALIGVCLVLLTPCIDYVIVFTALGKGDEKAITAATPVLFVLQLALLPLYLNLFAGKEAAALVEAGPFVEAFLTLIVLPLAAAVLTQLWAKHGERAGQANRAGARVLDAAAWLPVPAMALVLIAVTASQIGRIVSDPVPVLRVLPIYIGFLLLAPIAAALVGRLLKLEDGSGRALIFSAFTRNSLVVLPLALALPGEAAGAAAAVIVAQTLIELLGELIYVRAVPGLLWRGKRGS; from the coding sequence ATGGTAAAAAGGGAAGCGTTGGAGCGGCATCAGATTGCGGTGTATTTGGTCGCGATTGTGCTGGGGATTGCGGCCGGGCTGCTCGGCGAGCCGCTTGGCCGGGGGATGCAGCCGCTGATCTCCCCGCTGCTTGCGGTGCTGCTGTACGGGATGTTCACGCTGATTCCGTTTCTGAAGCTGCGCGAAGCGCTCGCGAACGGACGGTTCATGGGCGCGCTGCTGCTGACGAACTTCGTCGTCGTGCCGCTGATCGTCTGGGGGCTGCTGACGCTGTTCCCGCAGACGGAAGCGGCCCTGATCGGCGTCTGCCTCGTGCTGCTGACGCCTTGCATCGATTACGTGATCGTCTTCACGGCGCTCGGCAAAGGCGACGAGAAAGCGATAACCGCGGCCACGCCGGTGCTGTTCGTGCTTCAACTGGCGCTGCTGCCGCTGTACTTGAATCTTTTTGCCGGAAAAGAAGCCGCCGCCCTGGTCGAAGCCGGCCCGTTCGTCGAAGCGTTCCTGACGCTGATCGTGCTGCCGCTCGCCGCGGCCGTGCTGACGCAGCTGTGGGCGAAGCATGGGGAGCGTGCAGGCCAAGCCAATCGCGCGGGCGCCCGCGTACTGGACGCGGCGGCCTGGCTTCCGGTGCCTGCGATGGCACTGGTGCTAATCGCCGTGACGGCGTCGCAGATCGGCCGGATCGTGTCCGATCCGGTGCCGGTGCTGCGCGTGCTGCCGATCTATATCGGCTTTCTGCTGCTTGCGCCGATTGCGGCCGCCTTGGTCGGCCGGCTGCTGAAGCTGGAAGACGGCAGCGGCCGGGCTCTGATCTTCAGCGCTTTCACGCGCAATTCGCTCGTCGTGCTGCCGCTTGCGCTTGCGCTGCCGGGCGAAGCGGCCGGAGCCGCCGCGGCCGTCATTGTCGCGCAGACGCTGATCGAGCTGCTCGGCGAGCTGATCTATGTGCGCGCCGTGCCGGGCCTGCTCTGGCGGGGCAAGCGAGGGAGTTGA
- a CDS encoding DeoR/GlpR family DNA-binding transcription regulator, translating to MIKSQRLNQIKEYVFEHQSVSLEELVQHFGVSMNTIRRDVKDLVDAGVFRKVYGGVSVNHSALVVFDERKDRNLSKKQEIGRLAAQHVEDGDVIFVDSGTTTLEMLPYISHKQLTVVTNNFDFIHQAKPYPGLTIFSTGGMFERKTDSFVGFQSIELLKKYNITKAFVASTGVSLTNGVTNSSPLETDLKATVVQKSLNVFLLIDDSKFDKYALTTFCMLSDIDVLVTNSVPDEAYVQYAREHQVRIVTP from the coding sequence ATGATCAAATCGCAGCGCCTTAACCAAATCAAGGAATACGTGTTCGAACATCAATCCGTCTCGCTCGAAGAGCTGGTGCAGCACTTCGGCGTGTCGATGAATACGATCCGCCGGGACGTCAAAGACCTGGTGGACGCCGGTGTGTTTCGCAAAGTGTACGGAGGCGTGTCGGTCAACCATTCCGCGTTGGTCGTGTTCGACGAACGCAAAGACCGCAATCTGAGCAAAAAGCAGGAGATCGGCCGGCTGGCCGCGCAGCATGTCGAAGACGGCGACGTGATCTTTGTCGATTCCGGCACGACGACGCTTGAAATGCTGCCTTACATCAGCCACAAACAGCTCACCGTCGTCACCAACAATTTCGATTTTATCCATCAGGCCAAGCCGTACCCGGGACTGACGATCTTCTCCACCGGCGGCATGTTCGAGCGCAAAACGGACTCGTTCGTCGGCTTCCAGAGCATCGAACTGCTCAAAAAGTACAATATCACCAAAGCGTTCGTCGCCTCCACCGGCGTCTCGCTGACGAACGGCGTCACCAATTCCTCTCCGCTCGAGACGGATCTCAAAGCGACCGTGGTCCAGAAAAGCCTGAACGTGTTCCTCCTGATCGACGACAGCAAATTCGACAAATACGCGCTGACCACGTTCTGCATGCTGAGCGACATCGACGTGCTCGTGACGAACAGCGTGCCGGACGAAGCTTACGTGCAGTATGCGCGGGAACATCAGGTGCGGATCGTGACGCCTTGA
- the iolB gene encoding 5-deoxy-glucuronate isomerase: MVSHLQRKPLNEQRGEAKIVQEVMKQDSGLQYVGFRLIGLEPGAAYEETLAGDECCIVALTGRITVTEGEHVFAGIGTRESVFERKATDSVFVSGGKTIRVESVTAAQVALCYSPSLHPLPTKLIAARDVGSEQRGKYQNRRTVHNILPDSDPSASSLLVVEVYTDSGNFSSYPPHKHDRDNLPDESFLEETYYHELDPKQGFVFQRVYTDDRSLDETMAVEHGDVVIVPAGYHPVGVPDGYTSYYLNVMAGPTRVWKFHNDPDHAWILDRD, translated from the coding sequence GTGGTCAGTCATCTACAGCGCAAACCGCTTAACGAACAGCGCGGGGAAGCGAAGATCGTTCAGGAAGTGATGAAACAGGATTCTGGCCTGCAGTACGTCGGGTTCCGGCTGATCGGGCTGGAACCGGGCGCGGCGTACGAAGAGACGCTCGCCGGCGACGAATGCTGCATCGTGGCGCTGACCGGCCGCATTACGGTAACCGAAGGGGAACATGTTTTTGCCGGGATCGGAACCCGGGAGAGCGTGTTCGAACGCAAAGCGACCGACAGCGTGTTCGTGTCCGGGGGCAAGACGATTCGGGTGGAAAGCGTAACGGCGGCGCAGGTGGCGCTGTGCTACTCGCCGTCGCTGCATCCGCTGCCGACGAAGCTTATCGCGGCGCGGGACGTCGGGAGCGAGCAGCGCGGCAAATACCAGAACCGGCGCACGGTACACAATATTTTACCGGATTCCGATCCTTCGGCCAGCAGCCTGCTCGTCGTCGAGGTGTACACGGACAGCGGCAACTTCTCCAGCTATCCGCCGCACAAGCACGACCGCGACAACCTGCCGGACGAATCGTTTCTGGAAGAAACGTATTACCACGAACTCGATCCGAAGCAGGGCTTCGTGTTCCAGCGCGTGTACACGGACGACCGCAGCCTGGACGAGACGATGGCGGTGGAACACGGCGACGTCGTGATCGTGCCGGCCGGCTACCATCCGGTGGGCGTGCCCGACGGCTATACGTCCTACTACCTGAATGTAATGGCCGGACCGACGCGCGTGTGGAAATTCCACAATGACCCGGACCATGCCTGGATTCTCGACCGCGACTGA
- a CDS encoding leucine-rich repeat domain-containing protein gives MLIYNDPKGEAYRKLIDYMSARAATFSLKGPRILKVKDPRDPPLPEWSILEQIQPYFAHEEVYHCENGYEDDEGIYQDCSYDDLFWHYRCCRETADFLKATTSHLFGWIHPELPEDLCFWDDDGNCLMHSMSHEDIAGMNATPEEAERLYHEIPGVFLIPHTPFRDPLQMLELTRHHRHDQLELMGPGAAEALERVDELPWLRTLEVHDETLEYLPDALFEVERLRSLILCMRNLNSIPAGIGRLRNLRGLEISNVPLLPDGVRSHKSTGCPPAWKLIPKEQLALRSLPPEIGQLKRLRSLSIHYTGLRELPAEFADLRNLRTLNLSDNLLIDERPELLRSMPKLKSVYTVRDSGIYSGPYSSHYFD, from the coding sequence ATGCTGATCTACAACGATCCCAAAGGCGAAGCTTACCGCAAGTTGATCGATTATATGAGCGCCCGTGCCGCTACGTTTTCGCTGAAAGGACCGCGCATCCTCAAAGTGAAAGACCCGAGAGATCCCCCGCTGCCGGAATGGTCAATTCTGGAGCAAATCCAACCTTACTTCGCACATGAAGAAGTCTATCACTGCGAGAACGGCTACGAAGACGACGAGGGCATCTATCAAGACTGCTCGTACGACGACTTGTTCTGGCATTACCGGTGCTGCCGGGAAACGGCCGATTTTTTGAAGGCGACAACTTCGCATCTGTTCGGGTGGATTCATCCGGAGCTGCCGGAAGATTTGTGCTTCTGGGACGACGACGGGAACTGTCTGATGCACAGCATGTCACACGAAGACATAGCCGGCATGAATGCGACACCCGAAGAAGCCGAACGATTGTATCACGAAATCCCGGGCGTGTTCCTGATTCCGCATACGCCTTTTCGCGATCCGCTCCAAATGCTCGAGTTGACCCGGCATCATCGTCACGATCAACTGGAATTGATGGGACCGGGAGCAGCCGAAGCGCTGGAGCGAGTCGACGAGCTGCCGTGGCTGCGGACTCTTGAGGTGCATGACGAGACGTTGGAATATCTGCCGGACGCCCTGTTCGAGGTTGAGCGGCTTCGAAGTCTGATCTTATGCATGCGCAATTTGAACAGCATCCCCGCGGGTATCGGCCGTTTACGCAACTTACGCGGCCTTGAAATTTCTAATGTGCCTCTGCTGCCGGACGGCGTGCGAAGCCATAAATCGACAGGGTGTCCTCCAGCATGGAAGCTGATCCCCAAAGAGCAGTTGGCTTTGCGGTCGCTCCCGCCGGAGATTGGCCAGCTGAAGCGTCTGCGTTCGTTGAGTATCCATTATACGGGGCTGCGGGAACTGCCGGCGGAATTTGCGGATCTGCGCAATCTGCGCACGCTGAATCTGTCGGACAATCTGCTGATCGACGAAAGGCCGGAGCTGCTGCGCAGCATGCCGAAGCTGAAGTCCGTATATACGGTGCGCGACAGCGGAATCTACAGCGGACCGTACAGCTCGCACTATTTTGACTAA
- a CDS encoding leucine-rich repeat domain-containing protein translates to MHIANDPYGEAYTRLIDYAMERCETFSLMDTRGPEGPEYDIPPAFALPIVEELKPFLAGEKWVETKYGTHKKSFPYDLTVYVWKCGPEAAAILKKHTDHLLGWLGGKLPEDLCFQTADGEDWLWTVTHEGYRELRVTKEEAESLKETLRGTMLVDPESPPSAEELFEAALYHGADRLEFTGIGMAKLLPRLHELQDLRILNLFDPDIDVLPDELFDLPLLTEVSIMTSNLHGIPASIGRALKLEELSIYNGSHPQPSQYPEWTVPAPEQLKLTFLPKEIGQLERLRALHITYSGLRDLPGELANLKRLQYLSVDNHRIESRPSVLNKLRHARNIAFRPNGSPREM, encoded by the coding sequence ATGCACATTGCCAACGACCCTTACGGAGAAGCTTATACACGTCTGATCGACTACGCGATGGAACGCTGCGAGACGTTTTCGCTGATGGACACGCGCGGGCCGGAAGGCCCTGAATACGATATTCCGCCTGCGTTTGCGCTGCCGATCGTAGAAGAGTTGAAGCCTTTTTTGGCAGGGGAAAAGTGGGTAGAGACAAAATACGGGACCCACAAAAAAAGTTTTCCTTACGATCTCACGGTCTATGTATGGAAATGCGGACCCGAGGCGGCAGCCATTCTCAAAAAGCACACGGATCACCTGCTCGGTTGGCTCGGCGGGAAGCTGCCCGAAGATCTTTGTTTTCAGACGGCGGACGGCGAAGACTGGCTGTGGACGGTCACGCACGAAGGCTATCGGGAACTGCGCGTGACGAAGGAAGAAGCGGAGTCGCTCAAGGAAACGCTGCGCGGCACGATGCTGGTCGATCCCGAATCGCCGCCGTCCGCGGAAGAACTGTTCGAGGCGGCCCTCTACCACGGGGCGGATCGCCTCGAATTTACGGGTATCGGCATGGCCAAGCTGCTGCCTCGCCTGCACGAACTTCAAGACCTGCGCATCCTTAATCTGTTCGATCCCGATATTGACGTACTGCCGGACGAGCTGTTCGATCTGCCGCTGCTGACGGAAGTGAGCATCATGACGAGCAATCTGCACGGCATTCCGGCATCGATCGGGCGCGCGCTCAAGCTGGAAGAGTTGAGTATCTACAATGGCAGTCATCCGCAGCCGAGTCAATATCCCGAATGGACCGTGCCGGCCCCCGAACAATTGAAACTGACTTTTTTGCCAAAAGAGATCGGACAGCTGGAACGGCTGCGAGCGCTGCATATCACCTACAGCGGCTTGAGAGATCTGCCCGGCGAGCTGGCCAATCTCAAGCGGCTGCAGTATCTTAGTGTAGACAATCATCGAATCGAGAGCAGGCCGTCTGTCCTGAACAAGCTGCGGCATGCCCGAAACATCGCGTTCAGGCCGAACGGATCGCCGCGAGAGATGTGA
- a CDS encoding MGMT family protein → MNDREKLRAEFDAEFLRDLAAAEARQEAERQQAGKASRPAAEKPTRQRAAAETAAATGDGGEDGGAAAQAETAGEDRGAAAGEKSQSSEEDELAGLAPFTRAVVATIRAIPAGRVMSYGQVAAASGSPRGARQVVRILHTLSRKYALPWHRVVNIRGEIALDEDGGGSEQQLRLEAEGVEFGLAGRIDLSRYRHEADPGVREESGAKKPGDDSASGGVSDSRGGEQQAGSGKR, encoded by the coding sequence ATGAACGATAGGGAAAAGCTCCGCGCCGAGTTCGACGCGGAGTTTCTGAGAGATTTGGCGGCGGCGGAAGCGCGGCAGGAAGCCGAGCGGCAGCAGGCGGGCAAGGCGAGCCGGCCGGCGGCCGAGAAGCCGACAAGGCAGAGAGCGGCAGCCGAAACGGCGGCGGCGACTGGCGATGGAGGCGAAGATGGCGGCGCCGCAGCTCAAGCCGAAACGGCAGGCGAAGACCGCGGCGCAGCAGCAGGAGAAAAAAGCCAGTCGTCCGAAGAGGACGAACTGGCGGGGCTGGCTCCGTTTACCCGCGCGGTCGTCGCGACGATCCGCGCCATCCCCGCAGGGCGGGTCATGAGCTACGGCCAGGTGGCCGCCGCGTCCGGCAGTCCCCGCGGAGCGCGGCAGGTCGTGCGCATCCTGCATACGCTGAGCCGCAAATACGCGCTCCCCTGGCACCGGGTCGTCAATATCCGCGGCGAAATCGCGCTGGACGAAGACGGCGGCGGCAGCGAGCAGCAGCTTCGGCTCGAAGCCGAAGGCGTCGAGTTCGGCTTGGCCGGCCGGATCGACCTGAGCCGGTATCGGCATGAAGCCGACCCGGGCGTCCGGGAAGAGAGCGGCGCGAAAAAGCCGGGCGATGACAGCGCAAGCGGAGGCGTAAGCGATAGCAGAGGCGGCGAGCAGCAGGCGGGCAGCGGCAAGCGATAG